From a region of the Spelaeicoccus albus genome:
- a CDS encoding Gfo/Idh/MocA family protein → MDLNIGIIGFGMRAGLWKHVHRPGAGSQVTMVCDVSERGRADAATNLPGAVVTAELDDVLTAGLDAVLVLTPDDQHAPVVMATLDAGIPTFCEKPLATTVEDCDALLERAYKTGTKLYVGHNMRHMPVVVQMRKLIDAGAIGEVKAVWCRHFVGTGGDFYFKDWHADRKHSTGLLLQKGAHDIDVIHLLAGGYTDRVSAMGALSVYGDITDRRDHSDERMWDWYSADNWPPTEQKGLNPVVDVEDVSMVNMTLDNGVMASYEQCHFTPDYWRNYTVIGTAGRLENFGDGPGDEIRVWNRRHDGVAKPDAVEEIQDAEGGHGGADPRLIAEFLDFVRTGTKTTTSPLAARNSVAVGCLATESIRGDGSAMQIPRLDDDLVAYFEAGQ, encoded by the coding sequence GTGGATCTCAACATCGGCATCATCGGATTCGGCATGCGCGCCGGACTTTGGAAGCATGTCCACCGGCCCGGCGCCGGGTCGCAGGTCACGATGGTGTGCGACGTGAGTGAGCGCGGCCGGGCCGACGCCGCCACGAACCTGCCCGGCGCCGTCGTCACCGCCGAGCTGGACGACGTGCTCACTGCCGGGCTGGACGCCGTCCTCGTTCTCACCCCCGATGACCAGCACGCTCCGGTCGTCATGGCCACGCTGGACGCCGGCATCCCCACCTTTTGTGAGAAGCCGCTGGCAACCACCGTCGAGGATTGCGATGCTCTGCTCGAGCGGGCGTACAAGACCGGCACCAAGCTCTACGTGGGCCACAATATGCGCCATATGCCGGTGGTCGTGCAAATGCGCAAGCTGATCGATGCCGGCGCCATTGGCGAGGTCAAAGCGGTATGGTGCCGGCACTTCGTTGGTACCGGCGGCGACTTCTACTTCAAGGACTGGCATGCCGACCGAAAGCACTCCACCGGCTTGCTCTTGCAAAAGGGCGCGCACGATATTGACGTCATCCATTTGTTGGCCGGCGGCTACACCGACCGGGTGTCGGCCATGGGCGCGCTCAGCGTATACGGCGATATCACCGACCGACGCGACCATTCCGACGAACGCATGTGGGATTGGTATTCCGCGGACAATTGGCCGCCAACGGAACAAAAGGGACTGAACCCGGTCGTCGACGTCGAAGACGTCTCGATGGTGAATATGACACTGGACAATGGCGTCATGGCGTCCTACGAACAATGCCACTTCACGCCTGACTACTGGCGCAATTACACGGTCATCGGTACGGCCGGCCGGTTGGAGAACTTCGGCGACGGCCCCGGGGACGAGATCCGCGTGTGGAACCGGCGACACGACGGGGTCGCAAAGCCCGACGCCGTCGAGGAAATTCAGGACGCCGAAGGCGGCCACGGAGGCGCCGATCCGCGGCTCATCGCCGAGTTCTTGGACTTCGTGCGCACCGGCACGAAGACCACGACCTCTCCCCTGGCCGCCCGCAATTCAGTGGCCGTCGGATGTCTGGCCACCGAATCGATTCGAGGAGACGGATCCGCAATGCAAATTCCACGGCTCGACGACGACCTGGTGGCGTACTTCGAAGCCGGTCAGTAA
- a CDS encoding type 1 glutamine amidotransferase domain-containing protein: protein MAHALNGKRIAFLMAPSGVEQVELTTPWQAVKDAGGTPELLSTEAGTVQAFTGDVNPADTFAVDTLVQSASVSDYDGLVLPGGTTNPDQLRLNADAVDFVKGFTTAGKPIAAICHGPWTLVEADVLRGKTLTSWASLQTDIRNAGGNWIDAEVKTCTANGWTLVTSRNPGDLDAFVDGALTAFA from the coding sequence ATGGCACACGCATTGAATGGCAAACGAATTGCATTTCTGATGGCGCCGTCCGGTGTCGAACAGGTCGAATTGACGACGCCGTGGCAAGCTGTGAAGGACGCCGGCGGCACGCCCGAGCTGCTGTCGACCGAAGCCGGCACCGTGCAGGCGTTCACCGGTGACGTGAATCCGGCCGATACGTTCGCGGTCGACACGCTCGTCCAGTCGGCGTCCGTATCGGACTACGACGGCCTCGTACTGCCGGGCGGCACGACCAATCCGGACCAACTGCGGCTGAACGCCGACGCCGTCGACTTCGTGAAGGGTTTCACGACTGCCGGCAAGCCGATTGCCGCGATCTGCCACGGACCGTGGACTCTCGTCGAGGCCGATGTCCTGCGCGGCAAGACGTTGACGAGCTGGGCAAGCCTGCAAACGGACATCCGCAACGCCGGCGGCAACTGGATCGATGCCGAGGTGAAGACGTGCACGGCAAACGGTTGGACGCTCGTGACAAGTCGCAATCCCGGCGATCTGGATGCTTTCGTCGACGGGGCGCTGACCGCATTCGCGTGA
- a CDS encoding dienelactone hydrolase family protein encodes MADTAPTSDLSGWTATVFDAAGMSYDIFEKGAGPGVLLIPEFPGITPEVLGLAQHLVDEGFTVTIPSPFGTPGRPVSAGYAAGVAARLCISREIRAFAVNAARPLTEFLRAVARDLAGRTPGRGVAVIGMCFTGNFALALAVDDAVLAPVMSQPAIPGPIGREHRRSPGVSAGELDRVAERTDDGLCVLGLRFSRDSSVPAERFATLTARLGDAFEVIELDSSPGNAAGFSRSAHSVLTGEVREYDGHPAYEARRRVVRFIRERLSTNP; translated from the coding sequence ATGGCCGATACGGCACCGACGTCCGACTTATCCGGCTGGACGGCGACGGTGTTCGACGCCGCCGGCATGTCCTATGACATCTTTGAAAAGGGCGCCGGCCCCGGCGTTCTGCTGATTCCCGAGTTCCCGGGCATCACCCCGGAGGTACTCGGTCTCGCACAGCATCTGGTGGACGAGGGCTTCACCGTCACAATTCCGTCGCCGTTCGGCACCCCGGGACGCCCAGTATCCGCCGGCTACGCGGCCGGCGTCGCAGCACGACTGTGCATCTCGCGCGAAATACGCGCATTCGCGGTCAACGCCGCCCGCCCGCTGACCGAGTTCCTGCGGGCTGTGGCGCGGGACTTGGCGGGGCGGACGCCGGGAAGAGGAGTCGCGGTCATCGGCATGTGCTTCACCGGCAACTTCGCATTGGCGTTGGCGGTCGACGACGCAGTTCTCGCGCCGGTGATGAGCCAGCCCGCCATACCCGGACCGATCGGCCGCGAACACCGCCGATCACCGGGCGTGTCAGCGGGCGAGCTCGACCGGGTGGCCGAGCGCACCGATGACGGCCTGTGCGTTCTGGGGCTACGATTCAGCCGGGACTCGTCGGTTCCGGCCGAGCGTTTCGCCACCTTGACGGCACGGCTCGGAGACGCGTTCGAAGTGATCGAACTCGACTCGTCTCCCGGTAACGCGGCTGGTTTCTCGCGCTCGGCGCACTCTGTGCTGACCGGAGAGGTACGCGAATACGACGGGCACCCGGCTTACGAAGCGAGACGGCGCGTCGTGCGCTTCATCCGCGAACGACTGTCCACGAATCCCTGA
- a CDS encoding cytochrome c oxidase assembly protein, with protein sequence MSVGGVVLLAAAGSNSGGHTGGMQMPPMTGDMWMPMDPPTFARVIGIHLQPIPVVPTLTVAALLAYAVGVGILHRRGDKWPVSRTIWWALGIVTVLGVTANGVDGYGMELFSIHMIQHMMLSMLSPVFLVLGAPITLMLRVLPAGRGRWNARRLLLRLVHSGVARFFTHPAVTVVLFLMSLYGLYFTPAFDFLMGRMWGHNLMLIHFVLIGMLYFWNVMGVDPSPREKSKSLAKIDPTMLRLIEIFVTVPFHAFFGVVVMMSTKLIVNYYHVSMFGIDPMHDQSVGGGIAWAFTELPTLIVIGALIWEWQKSDARRATRQDRQAARDGDADRMAYNEYLASLARSDERHDARSDSMSR encoded by the coding sequence GTGAGCGTTGGGGGAGTCGTGCTGCTGGCCGCCGCCGGGAGCAACTCCGGCGGGCATACCGGCGGCATGCAGATGCCGCCCATGACCGGCGACATGTGGATGCCGATGGATCCGCCGACGTTTGCGCGCGTCATCGGGATCCATTTGCAGCCCATTCCCGTCGTGCCGACTTTGACGGTGGCCGCCTTGCTTGCCTATGCGGTAGGCGTCGGCATTCTGCACCGTCGTGGGGACAAATGGCCGGTTTCCCGTACGATTTGGTGGGCACTCGGCATTGTCACGGTGCTTGGCGTCACGGCCAACGGGGTCGACGGCTACGGCATGGAGCTGTTCAGCATCCACATGATCCAGCACATGATGCTCAGCATGCTCTCGCCGGTGTTCCTCGTTCTCGGCGCGCCCATCACCCTGATGCTTCGCGTGCTGCCGGCCGGACGCGGACGATGGAACGCCCGACGGCTTCTGTTGCGCCTTGTCCACAGCGGTGTCGCGCGATTCTTCACTCATCCGGCAGTGACGGTCGTGTTGTTCCTGATGAGCTTGTACGGCCTGTACTTCACGCCGGCGTTCGACTTCCTGATGGGCCGCATGTGGGGTCACAACCTCATGCTGATCCACTTCGTGCTGATCGGCATGCTGTACTTCTGGAACGTCATGGGCGTCGACCCGTCGCCGCGTGAAAAGTCGAAATCGCTGGCCAAGATCGACCCGACGATGCTGCGCTTGATCGAAATCTTCGTCACAGTGCCGTTCCACGCGTTCTTCGGCGTCGTCGTCATGATGTCGACCAAGCTGATCGTGAACTACTACCACGTCAGCATGTTCGGCATCGACCCGATGCACGACCAATCGGTCGGCGGCGGCATTGCCTGGGCGTTCACCGAACTACCCACACTCATCGTGATCGGTGCGCTCATTTGGGAATGGCAGAAATCCGACGCCCGCCGCGCCACGCGACAGGACAGGCAAGCCGCCCGGGACGGCGACGCCGACCGCATGGCGTACAACGAGTACCTGGCGTCTCTCGCGCGCAGCGATGAGCGGCATGACGCGCGTTCGGACTCGATGAGCCGCTGA
- a CDS encoding type III polyketide synthase — MSAYVSAIETATPSTVLDQEVTRDRFAAQPDISRLGERLIGACFNASGIDTRHTVIAELSAEDTKEPPVFYDRESGELLNPGTQVRNDLYIRAAPGLYCEAAELALKASGGFAASDVTHVITVSCTGFFAPGPDYLLVRRLGLTPSVQRYHIGFMGCYASFPALRAAATICAAEPEAVVLVVSAELCTLHVRTSNDPDQIVASSVFSDGAAAAVVSGRRPSTRQPALSLDHFETVLTPTGEDDMAWTIGDHGFDMVLSTYVPHIIDENIAAAMAPLFASDSVLASRPYSDVDRWAIHPGGRSILDKVESTLNLSADQLAPSRQVLRDYGNMSSATVLYILAHILRQPASAPERVCAMAFGPGLTVESALLTKEPGA; from the coding sequence ATGTCAGCGTATGTGAGTGCAATCGAGACGGCCACGCCCTCCACCGTGCTCGACCAGGAGGTCACGCGGGATCGATTCGCCGCTCAGCCCGACATCTCGCGTCTCGGCGAACGGCTGATCGGTGCGTGCTTCAATGCATCGGGCATCGACACCCGCCACACGGTCATCGCGGAGCTCTCCGCCGAGGACACGAAGGAGCCCCCGGTCTTCTACGACCGCGAATCCGGTGAATTGCTGAACCCGGGTACGCAGGTTCGCAACGATCTGTACATCCGGGCCGCGCCCGGCCTGTACTGCGAAGCCGCCGAACTGGCCCTGAAAGCGAGTGGCGGATTCGCGGCGTCCGACGTCACGCACGTCATTACCGTGTCGTGCACCGGATTCTTTGCGCCGGGGCCGGATTATTTGCTCGTCCGCCGGCTGGGCCTCACACCCTCCGTGCAGCGCTACCACATCGGCTTCATGGGATGCTATGCGTCGTTCCCCGCCCTGCGGGCCGCCGCCACGATTTGCGCGGCCGAGCCCGAAGCGGTCGTCCTGGTCGTCAGCGCCGAATTGTGCACATTGCACGTGCGCACGTCGAACGACCCGGACCAGATAGTGGCGTCGTCGGTCTTTTCGGACGGCGCGGCCGCCGCGGTCGTCAGCGGACGGCGGCCATCGACCCGGCAGCCGGCATTGAGCCTGGACCACTTCGAAACCGTTTTGACGCCGACCGGTGAGGACGACATGGCGTGGACGATCGGCGACCACGGCTTCGACATGGTGCTCAGCACGTACGTGCCCCATATCATCGACGAGAACATTGCGGCCGCCATGGCGCCGCTCTTCGCCTCCGATTCCGTGCTGGCATCGCGTCCGTACAGCGACGTCGACCGCTGGGCGATCCATCCGGGCGGGCGCAGCATCCTGGACAAGGTCGAATCGACGTTGAACCTCAGCGCCGACCAGCTTGCGCCGTCGCGGCAGGTATTGCGTGACTACGGGAACATGAGCAGCGCGACGGTGCTGTACATCCTGGCGCACATCCTCCGGCAACCCGCGTCCGCACCGGAACGCGTGTGCGCAATGGCATTCGGTCCCGGGCTGACCGTCGAAAGCGCTCTGCTGACCAAAGAGCCGGGTGCTTGA
- a CDS encoding SGNH/GDSL hydrolase family protein, with protein MRSEVGAANKLLKAGGALGGAVVGAVTAVGIVTVLEGFWARERLHPAAPITTKAPSGTFGDDLPGDPVKLAMFGDSLAVGVGADGPDGSVAVMLARGLSKESGRPVHLYNQAVIGCESRGLPAQVSALGALGVKPDVAVIVVGGNDLMHLQRTGPAVQFLSEAVRTLRMLGCEVVVATCPDMGTIRPFIQPLRIFAHWLSRLLAAAQTIVVLRAGGRTVSLADTLGPIFRRDPSAMFSADGLHPSSQGYARAAEVILPSLCAASGVWTHKRAFVPHRVYNEERGQFLAWLAFRASRHAGTEVSAEEHKHGVRIVSMGRRTLGRLRHRPSHGRRAR; from the coding sequence ATGAGGTCGGAAGTGGGGGCTGCGAACAAGCTGCTGAAAGCCGGCGGTGCACTCGGCGGCGCCGTCGTCGGAGCCGTGACGGCTGTGGGGATCGTGACGGTGCTGGAAGGATTCTGGGCACGCGAACGCTTGCATCCGGCGGCTCCCATCACGACCAAAGCGCCGTCCGGCACATTCGGCGACGACTTGCCCGGCGACCCCGTCAAACTTGCCATGTTCGGCGACTCGCTGGCGGTCGGCGTCGGTGCGGACGGCCCGGACGGCTCCGTCGCCGTGATGTTGGCGCGCGGGCTGTCGAAGGAGTCGGGGCGGCCCGTACACCTCTACAATCAAGCGGTCATCGGGTGTGAATCGCGAGGACTCCCCGCGCAAGTCTCGGCGTTGGGCGCGCTCGGAGTGAAGCCCGACGTCGCGGTGATAGTCGTCGGCGGCAATGACTTGATGCATTTGCAACGCACCGGCCCGGCCGTGCAATTTCTATCCGAGGCGGTGCGCACCCTTCGCATGCTCGGCTGCGAGGTCGTCGTGGCGACCTGCCCGGACATGGGCACTATTCGACCGTTTATTCAGCCGCTTCGCATCTTTGCGCACTGGCTGAGCCGGCTGCTCGCAGCGGCTCAGACTATCGTCGTCCTGCGCGCCGGCGGCCGTACCGTGTCGCTGGCCGATACTCTCGGGCCGATCTTCCGACGAGATCCGTCCGCCATGTTCTCGGCCGACGGGCTGCATCCGTCGTCGCAAGGATATGCGCGGGCTGCGGAAGTCATCTTGCCGAGCCTCTGTGCGGCGTCCGGAGTCTGGACCCACAAGCGGGCGTTCGTCCCGCACCGCGTCTACAACGAAGAGCGCGGACAATTCCTGGCGTGGCTGGCCTTCCGCGCATCGCGACACGCCGGCACCGAGGTCAGCGCCGAGGAGCACAAGCACGGCGTCCGGATCGTTTCCATGGGTCGGCGCACGCTTGGCCGGCTGCGGCATCGGCCCTCGCACGGTCGGCGGGCACGCTAA
- a CDS encoding FAD-dependent oxidoreductase — translation MYDVAVIGAGPVGMLLGCQLASLGLDITVLEARTSRTVHSRAIGIHPPSLAALSRLGIAGELIRGGVRVRRGILRSRGRDVGAVTFEKASAVFPYVLTVPQYVTEDVLGRTLRTAAPGALTRGFPVRTVAAADDHVEIGGPGGVVVRAQFAVAADGAKSTVRAASGLGLRTVDLTDTYLMGDFADTTRDGPRAVIHVEPDGVVESFPLPGRQRRWVVRTPGLFDRAEPGELSELIRARTGTSVDPATVAVLSAFRARSRLATGMVFGRIIAIGDAAHEISPIGGQGMNLGWLDACDLAPVLASIIRRGRARDDDPDRTRRLLARFSRRRMHSARVADRQARLNMALGRQLSGGQLAMRDFALRAALATPVRTAMARAFTMRGL, via the coding sequence ATGTATGACGTGGCAGTCATCGGTGCCGGCCCCGTCGGAATGCTGCTCGGCTGTCAGCTCGCCTCTCTGGGACTCGACATCACGGTCCTGGAGGCCCGCACGAGTCGGACCGTGCACTCGCGGGCCATCGGTATCCACCCGCCGTCGCTTGCGGCGCTGTCGCGTCTCGGGATCGCCGGCGAGTTGATTCGCGGGGGAGTGCGGGTGCGCCGCGGCATCCTGCGCAGCCGCGGGCGCGACGTCGGAGCCGTGACCTTCGAAAAGGCCTCGGCCGTCTTCCCGTATGTGCTCACGGTTCCGCAGTACGTGACCGAGGACGTGCTCGGCCGGACGCTGAGGACTGCAGCGCCTGGCGCGTTGACGCGCGGGTTCCCGGTGCGCACGGTGGCCGCGGCCGACGATCACGTGGAAATCGGCGGGCCCGGGGGTGTCGTTGTCCGTGCGCAGTTCGCCGTCGCCGCCGACGGGGCCAAGAGCACCGTACGTGCGGCGTCCGGCCTCGGCCTGCGGACCGTCGACCTCACCGACACCTATCTGATGGGGGACTTTGCCGATACCACGCGGGACGGACCGCGGGCGGTCATCCACGTGGAGCCCGATGGCGTCGTCGAATCGTTCCCGCTGCCGGGCCGGCAACGCCGGTGGGTGGTGCGGACGCCCGGATTGTTCGACCGCGCCGAGCCGGGGGAATTGAGCGAACTGATCCGTGCCCGGACCGGAACAAGCGTTGATCCGGCAACCGTCGCCGTATTGAGCGCGTTCCGCGCCCGCAGCCGACTGGCGACCGGAATGGTGTTCGGCCGCATCATCGCGATCGGGGATGCCGCCCACGAGATCAGCCCGATCGGCGGACAAGGCATGAATTTGGGCTGGTTGGACGCTTGCGACCTCGCGCCGGTTCTTGCGTCGATCATCCGGCGCGGGCGAGCCCGCGACGACGACCCGGACCGCACGCGGCGACTCTTGGCACGGTTTTCGCGGCGCCGGATGCACTCGGCACGGGTGGCCGATCGCCAAGCTCGCCTGAACATGGCGTTAGGCCGGCAACTGTCCGGCGGCCAGTTGGCAATGCGGGATTTCGCGCTCCGGGCCGCGCTGGCCACACCGGTGCGGACGGCGATGGCACGCGCGTTCACGATGCGCGGGCTTTGA
- a CDS encoding class I SAM-dependent methyltransferase, with translation MLEAVAVNLAERDTQAVEFMDSPNCDPVRLDRTYAGFRAVNAVVAGWHQLYRTLLRPAVVRGLNPTVLDIGFGGGDLPRALARWSARDGSRLRITAIDPDERAHRFVSRLPPTSGVEFRCAVTADLVAEGLSFDFVVSNHLLHHLSGDEFDGLIADSRALTRIRAVHSDIARSLPAYLAFGAATLPFFRGSYIRADGLISIRRSYTTAELRAVVPPGWRLMTQFPARNLLVFDQGGAHV, from the coding sequence GTGCTTGAGGCCGTCGCCGTGAACCTCGCCGAACGGGACACCCAGGCAGTCGAATTCATGGATTCGCCCAACTGCGATCCGGTTCGCCTCGACCGCACGTATGCCGGATTCCGGGCGGTCAACGCGGTAGTGGCCGGCTGGCACCAGCTGTACCGCACGCTCCTGCGGCCCGCGGTCGTACGGGGGCTGAATCCGACGGTTCTCGATATCGGCTTCGGCGGCGGGGATCTGCCCCGGGCATTGGCGCGCTGGTCGGCCCGTGACGGGAGCCGGCTTCGCATCACCGCCATCGACCCGGACGAGCGGGCTCACCGATTCGTCAGCCGGTTGCCGCCGACGTCCGGCGTTGAATTCCGGTGTGCGGTCACGGCGGACCTGGTCGCCGAAGGCCTGTCGTTCGACTTCGTGGTTTCGAACCATCTGCTCCACCATCTCTCCGGCGACGAGTTCGACGGGCTGATCGCCGATTCCCGCGCGCTGACCCGGATTCGCGCCGTCCACAGCGACATCGCGCGCTCGCTGCCGGCGTATCTGGCCTTTGGCGCCGCCACGTTGCCGTTCTTTCGCGGGTCGTATATCCGCGCGGACGGCCTGATCTCGATCCGGCGCAGCTACACGACAGCAGAGCTCCGCGCCGTCGTCCCGCCGGGCTGGCGGCTGATGACACAGTTTCCGGCACGCAATCTGCTCGTCTTCGATCAAGGCGGCGCGCATGTATGA
- a CDS encoding peptide ABC transporter substrate-binding protein, with protein MFKNRAVLAAAAAASLLLGAAACSDGGGQAGSDGGDGTLTFETTEPKSLLPQKDPGSQIAMATCANLMEMNTKTQKYEPLAAKSVKSTDAKSWTIKLRHGWTFQDGSPVTASSFVQAWNKAAYGPNAWQGNGMFASFKGYDAMNPPDGSKPKVKKLSGVQTSGKYTITVTLSEPNSDFPKILSTNPTCPLPKVAFTDPKSYESKPISNGPYKVVSWDHNQSVTMKKWDGFKGSAGFSGGATTLVAKIYTSPDAAYTDMTANNLDMMRNIQPAMVAKAKSQLGSDALYKVKTESKQNTLQFPEYLKKLRSPELRHAIAMSIDRKSIAKSLLQGNSAPSDSLVPPSLGSYRKGSCEACTYNPTKAKKLLKKSGGFSGTLNIDYNSDSDKELVQAVSKQIKSNLGIKVQLKPMLGTELQSKRNNGKLDGALFGLWGWSFKSPDQYLSQYETNGDGNAATGYSNPAVDKLIRSARGELNVKKRNAKFAKAEHLILQDMPAIPLFVPKDYGLHSKCAVMNDVQGDLQFYRAGYGC; from the coding sequence ATGTTCAAGAATCGAGCAGTCCTCGCCGCTGCGGCGGCCGCATCACTGCTGTTGGGAGCAGCTGCCTGCAGCGACGGAGGAGGCCAAGCAGGATCCGATGGCGGCGACGGCACCTTGACGTTCGAAACAACTGAACCGAAGTCGCTATTGCCGCAAAAGGATCCGGGAAGCCAGATTGCCATGGCGACCTGCGCGAACTTGATGGAGATGAATACCAAGACCCAAAAGTACGAGCCCTTGGCCGCGAAATCGGTGAAGAGCACCGACGCCAAGTCGTGGACGATCAAACTCCGCCATGGATGGACCTTCCAAGACGGATCCCCGGTCACGGCATCGTCGTTTGTACAAGCGTGGAACAAAGCCGCATACGGCCCGAACGCCTGGCAGGGCAACGGCATGTTCGCGAGCTTCAAGGGGTACGACGCCATGAACCCTCCCGACGGCTCCAAGCCGAAGGTCAAGAAGCTCTCGGGAGTGCAGACCTCCGGTAAATACACGATCACAGTCACCTTGTCCGAGCCGAATTCGGACTTCCCGAAGATCTTGTCGACGAATCCCACGTGCCCGCTCCCGAAGGTCGCGTTCACCGACCCGAAATCGTACGAGTCGAAGCCGATCAGCAATGGCCCGTACAAGGTCGTCTCGTGGGATCACAACCAGTCGGTCACGATGAAGAAGTGGGACGGCTTCAAGGGAAGCGCCGGCTTCTCGGGCGGCGCCACGACCTTGGTGGCGAAGATCTACACCTCGCCGGATGCGGCCTACACGGACATGACGGCGAACAATCTGGACATGATGCGCAACATCCAACCTGCGATGGTGGCAAAGGCCAAATCACAGCTGGGTTCCGACGCGCTGTACAAGGTGAAGACCGAAAGTAAGCAGAACACACTTCAGTTCCCCGAGTATCTGAAGAAACTTCGCAGTCCGGAGCTCCGGCACGCCATAGCAATGTCGATCGATCGAAAGAGCATTGCGAAGTCACTCCTCCAGGGCAATTCGGCGCCGTCGGACTCGCTTGTGCCCCCGTCGCTGGGGTCCTACCGAAAAGGTTCGTGCGAAGCCTGCACCTACAACCCGACCAAAGCCAAAAAGCTCCTGAAGAAGTCCGGGGGATTCTCCGGCACGCTCAATATCGATTACAACAGCGACTCGGACAAGGAACTCGTTCAAGCCGTGTCCAAGCAAATAAAATCCAATCTGGGCATCAAGGTCCAGCTCAAGCCGATGCTGGGCACCGAGCTGCAGTCGAAGCGCAACAACGGCAAGCTCGACGGCGCATTGTTTGGACTGTGGGGCTGGTCGTTCAAGAGCCCGGACCAGTATTTGAGCCAGTACGAAACCAATGGAGACGGCAATGCGGCGACGGGATACAGCAATCCGGCCGTCGACAAACTGATCCGTTCGGCACGCGGCGAGCTGAACGTGAAGAAGCGCAATGCGAAGTTCGCCAAAGCCGAACACCTGATTCTGCAGGACATGCCGGCCATTCCGTTGTTCGTGCCGAAAGACTACGGTCTGCACTCCAAGTGTGCCGTGATGAACGACGTGCAAGGTGACCTGCAGTTTTATCGTGCAGGCTACGGCTGCTGA